The Euphorbia lathyris chromosome 8, ddEupLath1.1, whole genome shotgun sequence genome has a window encoding:
- the LOC136203186 gene encoding probable UDP-glucosyl transferase 73B6, whose amino-acid sequence MASTTPFQSHVVIFPFMAQGHTLPLLDLSKALSHKQIKVTIITTPGNSNSISRKVSSFPHISITEIPFPTAAVSGLPSGCENTSQLPSMDLHFNFVLATKHLQKPFTEVLQKMVQSSEFPPICVISDFFLGWTLAVCEALGVPRLVFHGMGVLSMAISKTAWVHKPHLKTTSVNDPVELPGLKLPFSLTSSDLPEFLMMEEDDPFVKLIEEIGMTDAKSWGIVMNSFEELERSHIQSFEAFYFAGAKAWCLGPLFLYSISDEFDRENSIFQWLNNKTTPNFVIYVSFGTQAEVSESQLNEIAYGLEESGYQFIWVLRSKTWNFPIGLEEKKIGERGLIVREFVDQRRILSHRAIGGFLSHCGWNSVLESVSAGVPILGWPMIAEQGLNAKLIVEGLGAGVGLKRDGGRRDICDGVREIMGGEKGRIARERAEALGRVARRAVQKGGSSDDTLNKMIEQLRIESDKKLQYRS is encoded by the coding sequence ATGGCTTCAACAACACCATTTCAAAGCCATGTTGTGATCTTCCCATTCATGGCACAAGGTCACACTCTTCCATTACTAGACTTATCAAAAGCTCTTTCCCACAAACAAATCAAAGTAACAATCATCACTACCCCCGGAAATTCCAATTCAATCTCACGAAAAGTTTCTTCTTTCCCTCACATTTCAATCACCGAAATCCCCTTCCCCACCGCCGCCGTCTCCGGCCTCCCCTCCGGCTGCGAAAACACCTCTCAACTTCCCTCCATGGACCTCCACTTCAATTTCGTCTTAGCCACTAAACACCTCCAAAAACCCTTCACAGAAGTCCTCCAAAAAATGGTGCAGTCATCGGAATTTCCCCCAATTTGTGTAATTTCCGATTTCTTCCTCGGCTGGACGCTCGCCGTCTGTGAAGCACTCGGTGTTCCGAGACTGGTTTTTCATGGGATGGGGGTTTTATCAATGGCGATTAGTAAAACTGCTTGGGTGCATAAACCCCATCTGAAAACGACGTCGGTTAATGATCCGGTGGAGTTACCTGGATTGAAGCTGCCGTTTAGTTTAACGAGTTCCGATTTGCCGGAATTTTTGATGATGGAGGAAGATGATCCGTTTGTTAAACTTATTGAAGAAATTGGAATGACTGATGCTAAAAGTTGGGGGATTGTTATGAACAGTTTTGAAGAATTGGAGAGAAGCCATATCCAATCTTTTGAAGCTTTTTACTTCGCCGGAGCTAAAGCTTGGTGTTTAGGCCCTCTTTTTTTGTACTCAATTTCCGATGAATTTGATCGGGAAAACTCAATATTTCAATGGTTAAACAACAAAACGACGCCGAATTTTGTGATTTATGTATCATTTGGTACACAAGCAGAAGTATCAGAATCTCAATTGAACGAAATAGCATACGGATTAGAGGAATCGGGGTATCAGTTTATTTGGGTACTCCGATCAAAGACATGGAATTTTCCGATTGGGTTAGAGGAGAAGAAGATCGGAGAGAGGGGTTTGATTGTGAGAGAATTTGTTGATCAACGGAGAATACTATCTCACCGTGCAATTGGGGGATTTTTGAGTCATTGTGGGTGGAATTCGGTGCTGGAAAGTGTGTCTGCCGGAGTTCCGATTTTGGGGTGGCCGATGATCGCCGAGCAAGGTTTGAATGCGAAATTGATCGTTGAAGGACTTGGAGCTGGGGTTGGGTTGAAAAGGGATGGTGGCCGGAGAGATATATGTGATGGTGTGAGGGAGATTATGGGGGGAGAAAAAGGGAGGATTGCGAGGGAAAGAGCGGAAGCTTTAGGTCGGGTGGCTAGACGGGCCGTTCAGAAGGGTGGTTCGTCGGATGATACTCTAAATAAGATGATTGAACAACTTCGAATCGAGTCAGATAAGAAATTACAGTATCGATCGTGA